The window GGGCCTCGGGGGTGTCGAGTGGCCCGAGGAGCGCGGAGGCTTCGTGGCGTGGGGTCGCTGGTTCCGTGGTGATGCTCACGCGGTTGCCCTTCGCAGCTTGCGCATTGAGTGAGCGAGCGCGTCGAGAATTCTTTTTTATTTGCACCGTGGAGCGTGCTCGATCGTGGCGGTGTGCGTGACGGTGGAGACCGATCGAGACTATACAGGCTTGGGTGGCTGATTTCGCCCTCAGTTTTCGGCCGCGGAGAATTAGGGATTGTTGATGGCTGCGCGGCATGTGGGCCCGCTGCATTCGTCCTGGTACGACGGGAGGGCTTCGCGACCAACCTGCGGTTGGTGTGCGTCGCCCTCGCTCGCGCTTTTTGAAGTTGCGCTTTTCGTGGAATCGTAAGCGCGAAGCGTCAGCGAGGAACGCTTTGATCGACGCTTTTCCCAGGAATTTCCTCGCTTACGCTTCGGGTTAAGAGGGGAGTGCCGGACACCAAAACCCTGCTGCTTTGCGGAGAAAACAGACAAAGGAACCTCAAAAGCGCAACTTCAAAACTGGCACTTCGGGTTGTGATTAGTCGGCGAAGGCTCCTTGGCTGCGCGGCGGGGAATAAGACGGCGATCCGCAGCTTTGTGTCGTGGGATCGAAGGCAGGTTGAATGAAGCGCGCCTAGACGGCGCTACCGTCGGAATGACGCAGTACGGTGAGGCCGCGCCAAATCCGGAGCTACTCGGGGCAACTGGACACCGTTAGAACCTATTCTGTCTGGGGTCCGGTGTTACGAAGCCACGGTGCGGCGTCATGTTGACGGTCTGTTCAGATCAATTTGGCCGCACGCGTAGACAGCGGTACAATACAATCGGGCACTAGAGCTTGACTTGAACGGCTGCAGAGGCAAGACATGCCAGCATTATCAACCAACGAAGCCGCCGACCGGTTGGCAAAGGGCATCGAGAACGCAAAGCCGACTGCCCTCACGGAAATCTACGCCGAGCTCTTTCCGGAGATGCCTGCGGCTTCGGTACTATCGGCAGTTGAACTCGCACAGCACGTCCGAAGCGGCCTCGAGGCCGAGGAGCTCGTTGACCTCTGGAATGTTGTTTTCCCTGCGGACCGGAATGTCTGGTACGACGAGGAAGACGAGAAAATCCACTACAACGAGGAAGCGCTCGGTTACGCTGAGGCGGACTGAAGACGGGACTCACTATTCACGGATCTTCGTAGTCCGCCATGCCCGCCACCGCCCTTCAGCACTTCAATGACGACATTGCGCGGGCGAGGGCGATTGTGGCTCACGCACACCCACTGCCACGTGGCACACCTGTCGAGAAGCTGCTGCGTTCCGACCTGCTGCGGGGTGCTTGGATGTTCGCGGTCGGGGCACTGGACGCGTACTTCTGCGACGCCTACACGGACATGATTGCGGCTACGGCGAGTTCAAAGAGCCGCCAGCCGACGATCACGCTCCCGGATTGGGTCTACGAGATCAAGTTTCCGCTTCGCGCCATTCTCGAAGAGTACGACAACGAGAACTGGCGATGGCGGATGGCCGCTCGAAAGATGATGGAGCGAGAGAACGTCGTCAGCCTGAAGACCATTCAGGATCTTTTCAACAAGTTTTTCCGCAGGGGGCAGAAGTTCTTCCGCGACAAACTTGACGCCTGGATGTCGCATCCCGACGCGAAGATCCGGCTTTTTGGCATCTCTCAGGCAGACTACCTTGCAAAGGCTGCTCAGGACAAGCACACGGCGAGGGAGGCTGCAATCGAGCAGTTCGTCGAGCGGTTCCGCACGATCTTCCAACGGCGACATGACTGCATCCATAACTGTGACCGCCCGCGGATGTCGCCACAGCCGCTTGAACGGGGCGGCACGGTGCTGAAAGTGATCCAGGACGTGGAGTTCCTGGTCAACCGCTGCGACGAACATATCAAGACCGAGTTCCGCGAGTTCCTCGTGGTATCCGGCTGCTCGGCGGCGACCATTGCTCAGGCCGGGTACTGAGGCGGACTGGCCTGCGTCGGTCACATCGACAGAGGCGTTTGCGGGACGAAGTTGGGACCACAGGGGAATAAAGCACGGCTCGGGGGATGCGTTATTCTTGCGGGTCGGGGAGTTGCGCGGGGGTTGGGGCTAGTTCGTTGGCGGCGGGGAGTTCTAGGGTGAACTGGGTGCCGCGGCCTACTTCGCTTTGCACTCGGAGGCGGCCGCCGTGGGCTTCGACGATTTTGCGGGTGGTGGGTAGCCCGAGGCCTGAGCCGCCGCGCTTTGTGCTGTAGAAGACCTGGAAGATTTTGGCCAGCGTCTTGGCGTCCATGCCGCAGCCGGTGTCGATCAGATCGAGCGCCACGAGGTCGGGGCCCAGGCGCTTGGTGCGGGCCATGAGTTGCCCCCCCTCGGGCATGGCCTGGTCGGCGTTCAGCACCAGGTTTAACAAGGCCGCGTGGAAGGACTCGCGGTCCAGCCGCACGCTGGGCAGATTCGCGTCGAGGTAGCGCACGATCTCGATGCGCTGCTCGGCCAGCTTGGGGGCCACGAAATCGAGCACCCGATCGACCGCCTGATTCAGGCTGGTCACTTCCAGCCGGACCTCGGCCGGCTTGGCGAAGCTGAGGAAGTTGTCGAGCAGATCTTGCAGGCGCTGGCATTCGCGCTCGACGGTGGCGATCTTGGCCAAGGCGCGGCGCTGGCGCGGATCCTCGCTCGCGCCGCCGAACTCCTCGGCCAGCAGCTCCATATTCAGGCGAATGGTGGAGAGGGGGTTCTTGATCTCGTGCGCGAGGCCGCCGGCCAGGGCGGCGAACTCCTTGTAGCGATCGGTCAGTTGCTGGTGCAGCTCGGCCGAGCTCATGACGGCGGGACCTTCGCTCGTCGCGGGCTCGGCAACAGGTTCGAGGGAGGGCAAGCGATCGGGCATGGCGCGGTGGGCGAGCAAATACCGTGGGTCGTCATGAAAAACGCCCGAGCGTG of the Pirellulales bacterium genome contains:
- a CDS encoding sensor histidine kinase, whose protein sequence is MSSAELHQQLTDRYKEFAALAGGLAHEIKNPLSTIRLNMELLAEEFGGASEDPRQRRALAKIATVERECQRLQDLLDNFLSFAKPAEVRLEVTSLNQAVDRVLDFVAPKLAEQRIEIVRYLDANLPSVRLDRESFHAALLNLVLNADQAMPEGGQLMARTKRLGPDLVALDLIDTGCGMDAKTLAKIFQVFYSTKRGGSGLGLPTTRKIVEAHGGRLRVQSEVGRGTQFTLELPAANELAPTPAQLPDPQE